In the Geobacter sp. FeAm09 genome, one interval contains:
- a CDS encoding XrtA/PEP-CTERM system exopolysaccharide export protein has product MKMKRLLVGLGMVLLFPLAAGAADYVIGEGDGLDIAVWGVKELTFSVKVRPDGKITVPGLGDVAASGTTPTGLQVALGTRLKELVKNPIVTVTVKDITNSKVYIYGGGIKSGVYDLQRRTTLLQLLCTLGEVKTADLRRAYLLRNGKRVKEDFYRLFIKGESENDILLESGDSLFIPLLLDKNVYILGAVNTPKAIEYREGMRVMEAILEAGGFTKFADQDDIVIRRKVGQQERSLEVKAKKLFKQGDLSQNLVLEAGDYVLVKESLF; this is encoded by the coding sequence ATGAAAATGAAGCGGCTGTTGGTAGGTCTCGGTATGGTGTTACTGTTTCCCTTGGCGGCCGGCGCGGCAGACTATGTGATCGGTGAAGGCGATGGCCTGGATATTGCCGTCTGGGGAGTGAAGGAGCTGACGTTTTCCGTGAAGGTGCGCCCTGACGGCAAGATTACCGTTCCGGGCCTGGGGGACGTGGCCGCCAGCGGCACTACCCCCACGGGTTTGCAGGTGGCCCTGGGGACGCGCCTCAAGGAACTGGTGAAGAACCCGATTGTCACGGTTACCGTGAAGGATATCACCAACAGCAAGGTGTATATTTACGGCGGCGGAATCAAGTCGGGGGTCTATGACCTCCAGAGGCGGACGACGCTCCTGCAGTTGCTATGCACGCTTGGCGAGGTCAAGACGGCCGATCTGAGGAGAGCATATTTGCTGCGGAACGGGAAAAGGGTGAAAGAGGATTTCTACCGGCTGTTCATCAAGGGGGAGTCGGAGAACGACATCCTGCTCGAATCCGGGGATTCGCTCTTCATCCCGCTCCTCTTGGACAAGAATGTCTACATCCTCGGCGCCGTCAATACGCCCAAGGCCATCGAATACCGGGAAGGCATGAGGGTCATGGAGGCGATACTCGAAGCGGGAGGATTCACGAAATTTGCGGATCAGGATGATATCGTCATCAGAAGAAAGGTCGGGCAACAAGAGCGATCCCTGGAAGTCAAGGCCAAAAAGCTTTTCAAACAGGGGGATCTGTCCCAGAATCTGGTATTGGAGGCGGGTGATTACGTCCTTGTCAAGGAAAGCCTTTTTTGA
- a CDS encoding TIGR03013 family XrtA/PEP-CTERM system glycosyltransferase, whose translation MSLRWLILILVDVVLALLSLYSAAVARLGYQEVAGKLFATSTFYTAFVFVLAILFASHLMDTYDFDRNTRKREIIINTLLGAATSFFLLSIVYYIDPAIMLGRGVLVISIAAFALLQFIWHVVFYLVGRHNPRFSRRVLVLGTGPLASQVGEFCSAHNRNYTLAGYALCNCNGASDNDRQGEGIVVPHDQIVGNADDLMAATRQAQADIIVVALSERRGVFPLRDVLRCKLNGFEVMDAPSFYELIHGKLMLEHITPSWIIFSSGFRRPIYFSLCKRYIDIVLSLIGLFLTLPFFPLIALAIKLDSPGPVFFKQVRVGNKEKMFHLYKFRTMRQDAEAKSGAIWAAKNDPRVTKLGGLFRKSRIDEIPQLYNVLKGDMSFVGPRPERPEFVEKLKQVIPYYSKRHFIKPGLTGWAQVRYPYGSSVEDAIEKLRYDLFYIKNLSPFLDTLIFFETIKVVLFGRGGQ comes from the coding sequence ATGAGTTTGCGCTGGCTTATCCTCATACTGGTCGATGTCGTGCTGGCTCTGCTGTCGCTCTATTCGGCAGCCGTGGCACGACTCGGCTATCAGGAAGTCGCCGGTAAATTGTTTGCGACCTCGACATTTTATACTGCATTTGTTTTTGTTCTGGCCATCCTGTTTGCCTCGCACCTGATGGATACCTATGATTTCGACAGAAACACCCGAAAACGCGAGATCATCATCAATACGCTGCTTGGTGCGGCAACTTCATTCTTCCTGCTTTCCATCGTCTATTACATCGACCCGGCCATTATGCTCGGGCGCGGCGTGCTGGTAATCTCGATTGCCGCTTTTGCTCTCCTGCAGTTTATCTGGCATGTGGTCTTTTATCTGGTCGGCCGCCACAACCCACGATTTTCCCGGCGCGTTCTGGTGCTGGGGACCGGCCCGCTGGCCAGCCAGGTGGGAGAGTTCTGTTCGGCCCACAACCGCAATTATACCTTGGCGGGATACGCGTTATGCAACTGCAATGGCGCCAGCGACAATGACAGACAGGGGGAGGGTATTGTCGTTCCCCACGACCAGATCGTTGGCAACGCCGACGATCTGATGGCCGCCACACGTCAGGCGCAAGCCGACATAATCGTCGTTGCGTTGTCGGAGAGAAGGGGCGTTTTTCCGCTCAGGGACGTGTTGCGCTGTAAATTGAACGGTTTTGAGGTGATGGATGCCCCGTCGTTCTATGAACTCATCCATGGCAAGCTTATGTTGGAGCACATCACTCCCAGTTGGATCATTTTCTCCAGCGGCTTTCGCCGGCCGATCTATTTCAGCCTCTGCAAACGTTACATCGATATCGTCCTGTCGTTGATAGGCCTGTTCCTGACGCTCCCCTTTTTCCCCTTGATCGCCCTGGCCATCAAGCTGGATTCTCCGGGCCCGGTGTTTTTCAAGCAGGTGCGTGTCGGCAACAAGGAGAAGATGTTCCACCTGTACAAGTTCAGAACCATGCGCCAGGATGCGGAGGCGAAGTCCGGCGCCATCTGGGCCGCCAAAAACGATCCCCGCGTGACCAAGCTTGGGGGGCTGTTCAGGAAATCGCGCATCGATGAAATCCCCCAGCTCTACAACGTGCTGAAGGGGGACATGAGTTTTGTGGGACCGCGTCCGGAGCGGCCTGAATTTGTCGAAAAACTGAAACAGGTCATCCCGTACTATTCGAAGCGGCACTTCATCAAGCCGGGCCTGACCGGATGGGCGCAGGTGCGCTATCCGTATGGTTCGTCGGTGGAGGACGCCATCGAGAAATTGCGCTACGACCTGTTCTATATCAAAAATCTCAGCCCGTTCCTGGATACGCTGATCTTTTTCGAAACCATCAAGGTGGTGCTTTTCGGCCGCGGTGGGCAGTAG